From the genome of Thermodesulfobacteriota bacterium, one region includes:
- a CDS encoding cobyric acid synthase, protein MKSRSLMVQGTASHVGKSVLVAAFCRILRQDGYNVAPFKAQNMALNSFITKDGREMGRAQVVQAEAAGLEPEVDMNPILIKPNTDIGAQIIIHGRVYKNMSACLYHSFKKDALGFVRESFRKLREKYDFIVIEGAGSPAEINLRENDIANMGMAEIADCPVVLAGDVDRGGVFASIIGTMELLAEEERRRVKGFIINKFRGDISLLKPGLDFLEKRTGVPVLGTIPYFKDIYIQEEDSVSLERLITSNKNGKVDIAVIYLPHISNFTDFDPFEKEPDINLRYVSHGECIGDVDVIIIPGSKNTIDDLNYLYNFGYAGEILRHYKKGGSVVGVCGGYQMLGEYIADPYCIEASLSKISGIGLLPVRTSIEKEKVTSQVCAKIHPLNQFFKNTGELKGYEIHMGLTDFYEERCMLEIVERDGSSISVPDGFISENGRVWGTYIHGIFDNDGFREEFIRRIKLAKGIPIATRGESETNTSFNFQEFKETQYDRLATLVRKNIDMETFYRIAGLR, encoded by the coding sequence ATGAAATCCAGATCCTTGATGGTTCAGGGAACGGCATCACACGTTGGAAAGAGTGTTCTGGTTGCCGCATTCTGCCGGATACTCAGACAGGATGGGTATAATGTAGCGCCCTTCAAGGCCCAGAATATGGCACTAAACTCTTTTATCACCAAGGACGGGAGAGAAATGGGAAGGGCGCAGGTCGTACAGGCAGAAGCCGCCGGGTTGGAGCCAGAGGTTGATATGAATCCTATATTGATAAAGCCTAATACGGATATCGGGGCTCAGATAATAATTCATGGAAGGGTTTACAAAAATATGTCTGCATGCCTGTATCATAGTTTCAAAAAAGATGCCCTTGGGTTTGTCAGGGAGAGCTTCAGGAAGTTGAGGGAGAAATACGACTTTATAGTAATAGAAGGAGCGGGATCTCCTGCGGAGATAAACCTCCGGGAAAATGATATAGCTAACATGGGAATGGCTGAAATTGCGGACTGCCCTGTGGTACTGGCAGGGGACGTAGACAGAGGAGGGGTATTTGCCTCCATTATTGGTACTATGGAACTACTTGCCGAAGAAGAGAGGCGAAGGGTTAAGGGTTTTATCATAAACAAGTTTAGGGGTGATATCTCCCTTTTGAAACCAGGACTCGATTTTTTAGAAAAAAGAACGGGGGTCCCGGTATTAGGTACTATACCCTATTTTAAAGACATTTATATCCAGGAGGAAGACAGCGTATCACTAGAAAGATTAATAACTTCAAACAAGAACGGAAAGGTTGATATAGCGGTCATATATCTTCCCCATATCTCGAATTTTACAGATTTTGATCCATTTGAAAAAGAGCCCGATATCAACCTAAGATATGTTAGTCATGGTGAGTGTATTGGGGACGTAGATGTGATTATCATACCAGGGAGCAAAAACACCATTGATGACCTTAACTACCTGTACAATTTCGGCTATGCAGGAGAGATACTCAGACACTATAAAAAGGGTGGATCGGTCGTTGGTGTCTGCGGAGGTTATCAGATGCTTGGTGAATACATTGCGGATCCTTATTGTATCGAAGCTTCTCTCAGCAAAATATCTGGAATTGGTCTTTTGCCTGTAAGAACATCTATAGAAAAAGAAAAGGTGACATCTCAGGTATGTGCAAAAATCCATCCCTTAAACCAGTTTTTCAAAAATACAGGTGAACTAAAAGGCTATGAAATACACATGGGTCTGACAGATTTCTATGAGGAAAGGTGCATGCTTGAAATTGTCGAGAGAGACGGCTCCTCAATCTCGGTTCCGGATGGATTTATATCTGAGAACGGCAGAGTCTGGGGAACATATATCCACGGTATCTTTGACAATGATGGTTTCCGTGAGGAGTTTATCAGAAGGATAAAACTGGCAAAAGGCATTCCTATTGCTACAAGAGGGGAATCAGAAACAAACACTTCTTTCAACTTCCAGGAGTTTAAAGAGACACAATACGACAGGCTGGCAACACTTGTCAGAAAAAATATCGATATGGAGACCTTTTACAGGATTGCAGGTCTGAGGTGA
- a CDS encoding TonB-dependent receptor encodes MKMLLNCIVGLLACLSMSLSTLVCAEEKTGEVEMKEVVVTASRLEEPLRYSPDSVTVVNEDDIHKKGAKTVIDVLRDVPGVSIAQYGQFGGSASIYLRGTNTAHTLIMIDGVKVGDPMATDGKMSISDLSTDNIERIEVVRGMQSVLYGSDAIGGVINVITKKGKGKPEFYLSAEGGSFETFREKIGVSGSNDKVSYSASILRTDTKGVSKADRDMGNTEPDYYRGTNASARLDAQISETVRAGFSVRHSKSKMDYDDTGVDADKVQDTGITSISTNFDQNLFEWWQHVVKLGTTGTKREYTANGSFDETYKGTTNLASWQHNFFIKDKDTISAGFDYQEESGDLESVWGNISEKKVDTKSFFIQNKLTPFKGLSFTLGSRHDNHQTFGGEDTYKGALAYLYEETGTKIRGSYGTGFHAPSLYQLYSSYGDENLKPEESKGYDVGVDQEFFGRKVLLSVTYFHTEIRELIDWNWDTWKYYNIGKVKTKGWETLVSFKPLDWLTLDVNYTYTEAKDDTTDKDLIYRPRHKGGVALNMIPLEGLNLNVDVQYVGKRYRSTDNTLEMPEYTLVNLAASYEITKHLQVFGRVDNITDQNYESVYQYGEPGIGVYGGIKITF; translated from the coding sequence ATGAAGATGTTGTTAAATTGTATTGTGGGATTACTTGCATGTTTGTCTATGTCATTGTCCACCCTGGTTTGTGCAGAGGAAAAAACTGGGGAAGTAGAGATGAAAGAAGTGGTCGTAACGGCCAGCAGGTTGGAGGAGCCATTAAGATACTCCCCTGACTCGGTTACTGTAGTTAATGAGGATGATATTCATAAAAAAGGGGCGAAAACGGTCATTGATGTTCTCAGAGATGTACCAGGGGTTTCTATTGCCCAGTACGGTCAATTTGGAGGGTCCGCATCTATATACCTGCGGGGTACTAACACTGCCCATACATTGATTATGATTGACGGAGTGAAGGTAGGGGATCCAATGGCCACAGATGGAAAGATGAGTATTTCTGACTTATCTACAGATAACATCGAAAGAATAGAGGTAGTCAGAGGGATGCAAAGCGTGCTTTATGGGTCCGATGCTATTGGAGGTGTCATAAATGTCATTACCAAGAAGGGTAAAGGTAAGCCCGAATTTTACCTTTCCGCAGAGGGGGGGTCTTTTGAAACCTTCAGAGAAAAGATAGGAGTCAGTGGATCAAATGATAAGGTAAGTTACTCTGCCTCTATATTACGTACGGATACCAAAGGGGTCTCAAAGGCGGACAGAGATATGGGAAATACAGAACCGGATTACTACCGCGGTACCAATGCCTCTGCTCGGCTTGATGCCCAAATCAGTGAAACAGTGAGGGCAGGTTTCTCTGTTCGCCACTCTAAGTCAAAGATGGACTATGATGACACGGGAGTTGATGCTGATAAGGTTCAGGATACTGGCATTACCAGCATTTCTACAAATTTCGATCAGAACCTGTTTGAATGGTGGCAACATGTTGTCAAGCTGGGCACCACAGGCACAAAGAGGGAATATACAGCCAATGGCTCTTTTGATGAGACCTATAAAGGGACAACAAACCTGGCGTCATGGCAGCACAATTTCTTTATCAAAGACAAGGATACCATCTCTGCGGGATTCGATTATCAGGAAGAAAGCGGGGATCTCGAGAGTGTGTGGGGGAATATCTCTGAGAAGAAGGTTGATACAAAAAGCTTCTTTATCCAGAACAAATTGACCCCATTTAAAGGACTCTCTTTCACCTTAGGGTCCCGGCATGATAACCATCAGACCTTTGGTGGCGAGGACACATATAAGGGTGCTCTTGCCTATCTCTATGAAGAGACAGGCACCAAGATAAGAGGAAGTTACGGAACAGGATTCCATGCCCCCTCCCTATATCAGCTTTATTCTTCCTACGGTGATGAAAACCTGAAACCGGAGGAGAGTAAAGGCTACGATGTGGGTGTAGACCAGGAATTTTTCGGGAGAAAGGTCCTGCTGTCTGTGACATACTTCCACACAGAGATCAGAGAGTTGATTGACTGGAATTGGGATACATGGAAGTACTATAACATTGGTAAGGTCAAGACAAAGGGCTGGGAAACATTGGTCTCTTTTAAACCACTGGACTGGTTGACCTTAGATGTCAATTACACCTATACCGAGGCAAAGGACGACACGACAGATAAAGACTTGATATACAGGCCAAGACATAAGGGGGGGGTTGCCCTTAACATGATCCCCCTGGAAGGATTAAACCTGAATGTTGATGTTCAATATGTGGGAAAGCGGTATAGAAGCACTGACAATACCCTTGAGATGCCTGAATATACGCTTGTGAACTTAGCGGCGTCTTATGAAATTACCAAACACCTTCAGGTCTTCGGAAGGGTGGATAATATCACAGACCAAAACTACGAATCGGTATATCAGTACGGAGAACCAGGCATCGGGGTCTATGGCGGAATCAAGATAACATTTTAG